One Thioclava sp. ES.031 genomic window, GATTCTGCCGACCGAAATCGCGAACGACACGGTCTGGGAATGCACGCGTCTGGTGATTTCCGATGCGCTCACCAAGCAGGCGGAGCGGGCGACCTGTCTGCGGCTCATCGTCGACGGTCTCGTTGAGCGCGCCAAGGAGCGTGGAGCGGACGAGTTGATCTGCCTCTCCTCGCTCGCCCTGATGCGCGCGCTGCGCCAGCTTGGCTACGATGTGAGCCGGATGGGTCCGGCCTATCGCAACGACGAGGACGGGCGCCAATATGCCGCGCTGCGGATGCCTGCGGAATACTCCACCCAGCGGCGTCGCGAAATGGCCGGGGCCTACGTGCTGGCAGCCCAGTCGGCCCCGCGCCAGTTGCACACCGCCGCGTGATGTGGGGTGGGATAGAAAAAGGGCGCGCCCATCGCCCGGGCGCGCCCTGATCTTCGGCGTCGGTCGCGCGCTCAGCGCACGACGAAGACGCTGCAATTCGAGTGCCGCACGACCCGCGCGGCGTTCGGCCCGAGCAGGTAATCGCTGAGATCGGGGCGGTGCGCCCCGAGCACGATCATGTCCGCGCCGTCCTTCTCGGCCAGCGAAAGGATCTCGTGATAGGCGGTGCCGACGCCCACGATGTGGCGCACCTTCGCGTTCACCTCGGGGCCGACCACTTCGGCGACGAAATCATGCAGCAGCTCATGCGCATGCTCCTTCGCCTTCGCAGTGTGATCGTC contains:
- a CDS encoding acyl-homoserine-lactone synthase is translated as MQNCTFEFSQLHRFGTAFYDFLRLRKEVFVDTLGWDVPHNDEVEMDQYDTPLAHYSLVLKDGRVVGGARAMSTAAIWGPNTYMLRDAHLGKLAHIPAEILPTEIANDTVWECTRLVISDALTKQAERATCLRLIVDGLVERAKERGADELICLSSLALMRALRQLGYDVSRMGPAYRNDEDGRQYAALRMPAEYSTQRRREMAGAYVLAAQSAPRQLHTAA
- a CDS encoding universal stress protein, encoding MTNTILCAIDMNRPKTERKVLEWAARLAKMEDAQLDVVTVVPDYGSAVVGAFFSDDHTAKAKEHAHELLHDFVAEVVGPEVNAKVRHIVGVGTAYHEILSLAEKDGADMIVLGAHRPDLSDYLLGPNAARVVRHSNCSVFVVR